GACCGTTTTGAAGAAGATTCTCTTTGTAGCTGGGGCAGCGAGCCTGAATCTCTATGCAATAACTGGAGAGGATGGAAGAAACCCTTGATTGTCACCACAACCCTCAATTCACCACTTTTGGCCTCCAATCAAAGACGAGCTGAAGGTGAGTTTCAGTTTTACTTTTAATATATTTGTTATTATGGGTGGTTGGTTAAGCCTAAAGATGTGTTCTTCCTGTTGCCAAGTGACTTTGTTATTCACAACAAAGCCATAACTCTAGAAAATGGATTTTCTAATCTTGTACAGTGTTCATGGTGACTAAAAAGTTTTTCCAActctttgtaaatttttaatatgcGGGGGGAGGGTTTCGGTCCACCGAATAGGTCAACTCAGGGTCAACATCGTAACGGGAGAAGGGGTCAGTGACCAACAGTGCTTTGTGGCTGTTATCGATCATCACCGAAGAGAGCCAATTGGGGGAAAGGTAGACCAACGTGCGTGAGTGTATGCGCATTTTTGATTGCATGATGGAGTGAAAATACGGCCAATAAAAAGAAGCCCTTATACTGCTTGTCAGTATCGTGTGCatatgtgttttctttttcgctatCTGCCAAACTCTTATATTCGAGGCGGGAGTCTAGACGCAGACCAGACAACACACAACAAAGTCTTTCCTGACAGCAGTGCCTCAGGGccccccgtgtgtgtgctggaaagagaaaactaGAGATGGAGGAAATAAAGTATACTTGGGTCAACCTAACTTGAAACCCATTACGAAGAGTTggcaagaaaagaagaagaatctatTGCGTCGAAATCCCACGAGTCATTTATATACCTTATAATAAAACAAGCCGAGTCATTTCAGTCCACGGATATCAgtatcttttgtttgtttggtatACGGTGCTGGAACACTAGGCCCCGAAGAAGGCggtaacgacgacgacgacgaaagaaaagaaaaacgagagaaTAAGGGTCCCGAAATGGCCCGcaggaaagaaggaaaaaaagttttgtaaaAGGAAGATGTTGTGtgtggaggggggaaacagGTTTTTCAGCTGTTGAgccgtgtgtttttttctctcctttgcttacttttctttattttatgaatAAATATATTCTTCTCCCTTTAGCTAGAGTATTATCTcgctccccttttttctacttttcatCCACAGTCTTCCCCTTCTcgtctttctgatttttgggGTCAAGAGCACACTGACAAAcaatggaaagaagaggaTGTGCTCCGAaatcttatttcatttcacacaaacaaatatgattgaataatcttaacaaAAATATATGATTATAACTTAATTTGCAGATGGCAGCGTGTTGTCGCTTTCGGAGCTGTGCTCTCGTGTCGTTGCTGCCCACATCGCCTTCGAAGTAGTTGAACAAGCTTGGCAACCCGTTCCTGAACCGCTCCAATTGCGCATCGCCTTCTGGTCGTTCCCGGACAATGAAGAGGACATTCGCCTTTACTCCTGCTTGGCCAACGGTGCAGCTGACGAGTTCAACAAGGGCGAGAATCTCTACAAAAGCAGAGCCGTCAAAGAACCTCTTCAGATTGGTAACTCCCCCTTTTACTCCCCACATCCTTTTAAATTCCCTTCcatcatcaaaagaaattttagaaGCATCCAAGGGGGGAACAAATATTAAAAGGGTTGTTGGCAATGTATGATCAACGGATTCCTCCTCTCCATTATGGACTTGGTTGGTGGTGatttaaatctcttttttcttttattcttattattcaaTCATGACAGGTTTTCATTTGAGCGCTTCGGTTGTTAGTCCCAGCCAACAGACAGCCCAAGGTAAATCGAATACCTTTAATGTGGCCGTTACGTTTGATCGGAGGCGTATTACTTCATGCAACTGCACTTGCGCTTCGCGGGCTTTTTGGTGCGCCCATGTTGTCGCTGTCTGCCTTTATCGCATCCATCAGGTATTTTTCCAacacaaagaaaatgtaaggagtatgaaattaattttccgttttcttaGTCTCATTTGGTGACCCTTCGTGCTCCTGTCAGCGAGTCCCTAAGTCGGTTGCAGCGCGACCAACTGCAAAAATTCGCCCAGTATCTTATTAGCGAATTACCTCAACAAATTCTACCAACTGCGCAGAGACTCCTTGATGAACTTCTATCAGCTCAACCGTCTGCCATCAATACGGTATGCGCCATTGAGTTTATCCTTCTGGGGGGCCCTTTATTAAACAAAGTTTTGGCGCATTTTCAAAGGTTTGCGGTGCGCCTGATCCTACGGCGGGTGCATCAGCCAGCGAACAGACGTCATGGTGCCTCGATGAGAACACACTTCATGAGAATATTCGGAAAATTCTGATTAAATTTTGCGTACCGTCACCGACGGTATtcaggtaataaaaaaaatcgatgcagagtttttttccaaaactttTTCGTTGGACATTCTAGACGTTTTTAACGGTtgtttttaatacttttttttttttacacatcaGCGATGTGAATTACTTGAGCTCAACCGCACCCCCCGCCGCGGCTGAATGGAGCAGCCTGTTGCGCCCATTAAGGGGTCGGGAGCCGGAAGGCATGTGGAACTTGCTTTCCATCGTTCGCGAAATGTTCAAACGCCACGACCGCAATGCCGTTCCACTTTTGGAGGTTTTGACGGAAGAGATCATGTCGTGCGAACAGGTATGGATTCTTTTTGACAGCATTGAATGGGTTgcgtttatttgatttatcttCGATTTTAGATTATGGTGTGGTGGTTCAACACCAAGGTGGCGTTACATAATGGAAGTGCTGCTGGATACGGTAGCGGGATCAAGGCCAGCAACTTGGGAAGCCAATCTCAAGCATCTCAGCACGCTTGTTCGTCCTTGTGCGACGAAGTTGTCATCCTGTGGCGATTGGCTGCTCTCAATCCAGGCCTTTCTGGCGAAGAACGCGATTTACTTCGACAACAGTTTAGCGAATGGCACGTTAAGGTTATTGACAAGGTCACAAAGAGCAAAGGCTTGACGGTCAATGCCACTCATGGCGCACCCCATGTTGCAGCCGGAAATGGTGCTGGACCGTCTACTCCCCGACGAACTAGCCAATCATTCAAAGCAGAAGTTGAAGTTTTTACTGGCTTTAAACCGTCTGTTGAAGCTTGTTACCTTAGCTGGGATGATTACCCCGTTCCCGGTGTGACCTACACCCAAGGCCACCGCCTCTACCATTGCCCATTTACCTGCTTTCGACACACTGAGACTCACGGTCGATTTGACATCGGCCCAATCAATTCTTCTTCGGCCGTCATTACCAACGATTTGCCGGTACACATGCTCCAGAGAAGGGCAGTAGTGCAAGGCGACTATGCCCAGGCCATGGACGATATACGTCACGAGAGGGAAAGAATTGGTGGATTCCACGCCGCTTCACCTCTTGTCCGACCTGAAAGAGAAATGGACCGAGCAGGAAATCGTAGCAGCGTTAGCAGCGAAGGTTTCTGCGAAAACGAAGGCGATCCAGCCGTTGAAGCATTTGAACCAGCATTGCCTTCTGGTCTACGGGATCTTACCCGCCAAGACAGCGACGATCCGGCTCTGGGTTCTGACACTAATGAACCGGAAGTCTTGGCGGTGGATAGTTGCACTTCAACcgataaagaaaaatcctcACCCGAAGATTTTGATGCCGATTCCGACTGGTCTGGAGTCGACGCCCGTTTGAAGAATCCCCGACTCGAAGGAAGCAGTAACAATGGAGTAGTACTTCCATCTGGATCAGGACTCCTAGCTGGATCTTCTCGAGACACTGACGACGTGGCCAGCTTGTCTGCCAGTCCTCGAGAATTTCGAACAATGGCCTTACCAGCAGCTCAAGGTGCTGTACCGCGAGAACCTTGCGTCGTGACGGTTCCCAACCGGAATGGTGGAGTATTTGGCGAGTTAAAGCCACTCGATGATCCCCTCGAGATTCTCTTTGCGAGGGCTGAAGGACTTCACGCCCATGGACACAGTGCCGAAGCTTGTGAACTAGGGATTCAATTGGCTACAGAACTATTGGCGAACCCGCCCGATCTATTGGTGGAATTGCCTCCAGTTATCACAAAGAatggcaagaagaagaagacaaatccTGCTTGCCACCAAATCAGCTGTTTGGCTTCAGCGACTCTAGCCAAGTGCGCCTTTCTCTGCACCGTTTTGGCAGAGAATCCGGATTATTATCACCTAGCTTTCAGGGTCGGAATGTTTGGACTGGAATTGGCTCGACCGCCGGCCACTACGAAGCCATTGGAAGTAAAATTAGCACATCAAGAGTCCGAGTTGGTCACTCTTTTGAAGCGAATTCCTCTAGGTAAGTGTGTTGCATTTCAAAGTTGACATTCGATCGTATTATAATTGGTGGTTCTTTACAGGTCATCTAGAGCTGTCGATTCTGCGTGAAAAGGCTGAGCAGTTACGAGATGGCATACTGAGGTCGAGAGGCGACGCTTTGTTGCCACTTTCGCTCGCCACGTTTATATTCGAAGCCCTGGTTACAGCATCTGGAACACAACCAGTCCGGGCGCCATTTTATTCTACCCATCGGCTTCCGACGGATGAGACTTTAGGATTTGAAGCCGCCGTTTCCGCCCTGGGATTAAAGGTACTTATTAAAACTAAATCTTGATTCTTGCATTATAACTAACGAATATGTAATTTTCAACAGGCAAATGTTTCGGAAGCGGATCACCCCTTGTTGTGTGAAGGAACTCGGCGCCAACGAGGCGATCTCGCCGTCATGTTGCTGGTGCATTACAAGGACGATGCAGACAAACTGGCCAAAATCATGGAGAAATTGCTGGATCGTCAAGTTCATCCACTCTACAAGGCACCGCTTCTGAGCAGTTTCTATACCAACAATCCCACGCCCATGGGACAAACGTGTTCCAGCAATCGACAGATGCGCCAACGCCGTGAAGGCATTGAAGCTGGGATGATTGCCATTTCTCTCGATTCGAATTCATCTGCACACGGAGCCGGCCCTTCACAGACAAGCGGAGGCGCAACAGCATCGAACTTGGCGCGTGAACAAAGCCCTTCATGGGAAGAAGATTATGCCCAATGGCAAGCTGGACATGGTGCTCGGCTGGAGTCGAATAATGGCGAAACAGCTAATGGAAACGAGGCTGCAATTAGTCATCGTCAGATGATGAATGTCGTTCGAAATCGAAGTCTAGCTCACCGATCTCAACGACAACCTGGTCCCGGCTCGGATTCCGGTAGCTCGGGTTCAGGCAAATCATCAGGATCGGATAGCTTTGGATCTCGAGGTCCCATGAACCATCCTCCCCCTCAAAACTGTGCTGGAGTTTCGTCTTCTCTATCTGACGGATCCGGTATGGGAGGCTCTATGAGTTCATCGATCCCCTCAAACTTAAGCGGTCGACATCCTCAACAACAAGCATCCATCCCAGAAATGGGTTGCCCTGTCAGTGGCGGAGCGTCATTTTCGAGAAATAGCACTGGAGTCATGGGTCCTTgcgggggaaaaataaatcgcTTTAAAAACAAGCGACTTTATCCTTCGGTCCCCAATCAACCATCCGAAGCTTCTGCTCATTTCATGTTTGAATTAGCAAAAACTGTATTGCTGAAAGCCGGAGGAAATAGTAGTACATCACTTTTCACGCAGCCCATCAACTCTCAGAATCCTCGTGGACCCATCCGGGCTCTTCAGATGTGCGCCTTCCAGATCGGTCTCTATGCCTTGGGTCTTCACAATTGCGTTAGCGCTAAATGGCTGAGTCGCACATATTCTTCTCACGTTTCCTGGATAACaggtaaaatttattactgatttctttttttaattaattgttttactgATCCTTAATTTCTGTTATTATTAGGCCAAGCGATGGAGATTGGTTCACAGGCCCTATGGTTCTTGATTAGCACTTGGGAAGGTCATTTGACTCCTCCAGAAGTGGCTAGTATAGCCGATCGGGCATCCCGTGGTCATGAGGCGAATATGGTGAGGGCAGCTGCCGAGCTGGCCCTTTCTTGTTTACCACACGCTCACGCTCTCAATCCCAATGAGATTCAACGAGCTATTTTGCAGTGCAAAGAACAGAGCAGCGAAATGCTGGAACGCGCATGTCTGGCCGTCGAAAGCGCCGCCAAAGGAGGTGGAGTCTACCCTGAAGTTCTCTTCCGAGTGGCTCGTTGCTGGCACGAGTTGTACGAGCAGCGCATGCCGAGTGCCCGTCGAGGAGCTAGGGTCTTGCCCAGCATCGAACAACCTCCACCACCAATTCCGCTCCACGTGCCACCTTGCTCTATGCAGCAACCTCAAGCCAATATGGCCGGAGTTGGTGTTCCGGTGCCATACGCCATGACGTCGATTGTTCCCTTTCCTTTAGCTTACAGTTTCCTTTCTGGCACTGCACCTGGACCGAACCCACCTGCTCAGATCCCGGGAGTTCCGGTCAATTTTCTTGCACCGAATGGAGCTGGTGGTGCGACCCCCAATGCTACATTTTCATACGCTCCCCCTATACCCGGTCTACAGTACTTTCCATCTGTGACGTGCCCTATGCCAATGGGAACCACATCAGCACCTCCAAATCCTCCTCCAGGTCCTTCTCCCTTAATGCCGATGTCTGTTGGGCCAGCTCAAGGGACGAATAACCGTCCTCCACCCCCTTTACCTCCTCCTGGCTGTCAGGTTACCTTACAGCCGCTCATTCACACGCCCAACAGTTCGACGCATCAAGCACCACCTCTGTTTGTCCAGCAATCACAAGTCAACTCGGTCCGATCTCCCCCAACAGCAGCCGGATCGTTGCCCAATCAGGCTCTGACTCCGACACAGCTGCATTTTCTCTTGGCGGCCTACCGAGTTGGTATTGTAGCCCTGGAAACACTTGGCAGAAGGGCTCATGATGATCGCCCGCAGGCTCGCTACTCTCGTAATCCACCCTATGGCGAAGATGTCAAATGGCTTCTCTCTGTGGCCAAGAAACTTGGTAAACTCTTTACCGATATTCAACTTAGGAACAGTCGATTAATTCCAATTTCTATCTATAATAGGAACGGATTATCTGCAGCAGTTTTGCGTCGTGACGGTCAACAGTGTCGTTAGTCCGTTTGTTCTTCATGAGATTGCTGTCGAAGCGGCCCATTTTTTCGCCTACACTGGAGCAACACCACCTAATCCTTACATGCAACACTTACGCTCGCGAGTTTTGACGCCTCTTATTCAAAAGTGTCATCAAATGTAtacattaatattttttataattataattattatttgttttttggtatttaatGCAATGGTTTATTATGTAGGTACATCCAGTGCATCAACCACAAGTTGTATCACCTCAATCCTACCGACTACGACGACTTTCTAACGATAATTCAAACGGCCAGGACGGCTTTCCATCTCATACCAACGGGACCGATGCAGTTTAATGAATTTCTGCAATCCATTCAAAAGTAAAACTGTTTATCTTTTCTTGTTATTCGTTGAGGTCTCTTACttaacttaattattttctttcctaagGTCGAAATCCTGCACGAAAGACTTATGGGGTCGTTTAATGGCCATCATTCGTCAACCAGCCGTTTGACAAGAAGTCAACGATAGGACTAATTTTAGCTAACATACCCTCCCCCCATCCCCCTCaaactcttctctttcttctctacTTGAAGTTGTAAATAGTTCATTGTCATCCGTCGTATCGTTTAGATTACCTCGCTCGTTTAAAAATCTCCATTTCCCCCTACCGTCTCCCACTTTACCCGAATCCGATGGAAAATTTGACTTGCTTCGCTCTTGTTGCAAAACGATCGATGGCGTATCGATagtttattctctttttttttcctttttttaaactagaCTTGCTGCGatttttagatgaaaaacacacacattaaaacagatgaaactttaaaaattgaaaattttttctcccAACTGAAAACTATTGTTTTCcgtttgttaattttctttttattttcaaagttcCATAGTCCATATAAATATAGTTTACAGGCAGACAACTCTTCTCAGGGAGCTTCCACTAACGGAATCTGGTTGtctgaacatttttttttgtcacccCGTTTATTCTCCCCCCGATTCTCAATTTGCATCGGTAAATTGGCAGATCAGTTTCTCGGTTTCGATCAAATTCGTATAAAATGGAAGACACTCGatacagaaaagaattttataagaaaacaagaaaatacgCCGGGtaagtttttaattgaaaattcagaaagagaaaaaaagcaaacaataaCTCAAGACTAAAGGAACAGGTTTACCAAACTGGCTCAATAacgatttgttttattaactTAAAATTCGTTGATGTCAACCGTCGCAAACATGTATGAATATTTGCAAAGAAatttgctccttttttcttgactGTTTCTAAATGTAACTTCGTGTCTTTACTGTTaaactttttctcctttttcctgtgtaaagaagaaaagaaaacttgggAATGTCGCTTTTAAGGTAACTTCTATCTACTCTAGGGCGTCAGTTCAATATTGGAACATCGATACCCGATCCGTCGGGAGTTCAATGttctcttgtttattttatttttttatcttaacCTTTACCTTCTTTCCatctcttctttccctttcatctcttttcgtttcttcaactttcgcgagagaaaaaaaaatgttctatttgcgcaacaaatttaaatgaaatgtttctttGAAGTTGTCACATGGATGAAATAATAGATGAGATTGGGAGAACTGGATGTCTGTTATTTATCAACTTGTCAAAGTTATCGATAATaaatatacagtacccaccaaactattaggtacacccccctattttcaatgcattcttatggcactacgtgtcctagaaaaaatgcaataactcttgaaccgcttgggctagatttttttccttttggccctgagtagatctaatgatgatctacattttttctacacatgaagttgtcgtaggattaacccccacggcgctacggtatcgttcagtttattaggtacacccgttttccccccatatgcgccgtgttaaatacggcgttttccaaaatttacaaaaaatactaaaaatcaagctaaaatctttttctttgtgccaaaagatgcagaattcttcactctatacgaatataaagaataatttacaatcaaatcaactcagagaacccttccctatacctcaaagttttccacttcaaaatttgtacttttttcaacaaacttgCACTTTCGCCAGCAGAGGGCGCCCAATTtcgccaaattttgaagtggaaaactttgaggtatagggaagggttctctgagttggtttgattgtaaattattctttatattcgcatagagtgaagaattctgcatcttttggcacaaagaaaaagattttagcttgatttttagtattttttgtaaattttggaaaacgccatatttaacacggcgcatatggggggaaaacgggtgtacctaataaactgaacgataccgtagcgccgtgggggttaatcctacgacaacttcatgtgtagaaaaaatgtagatcatcattagatctactcagggccaaaaggaaaaaaatctagcccaagcggttcaagagttattgcatttttctaggacacgtagtgccataagaatgcattgaaaataggggggtgtacctaatagtttggtgggtactgtacagTTTGCCTCAAAATTATCATTACGTCATTAGGTAGATTCTAGTGCAAGTATCCTGAACATCATTGTGGGAGCCCACTTCATTATGTAAGTACAATGTAGgtggtatttttatttcataacaATACGGAAAAGTCCTTGTAAATCTGTTGAACATGAACCAATTTCGATTTCACCTTTAATTAAGACTAGGATTGAATTTTGAGCCATGTCTCTTTAACACATCTTGTGTTGAGAATTtcacaattgttttttttttcaatagagaACAGAGGATATCtggaattatttaaattaatttcaatgtaATATCTGTTAGGTGCTGCAACTCATGGAACAGACCTTGTGAACCACCCACGAGCTTACGGTCAGCTAAGTCACCCATCCGTTTTTCGTGATAACATCAATCTTCAATGGGAACAAAGAGTGCTGTTTCCATTTCTTGGAGAAGAATTGCATCTGATATTACTTACTTGTATCACCTTACTACACGATGGGAGCCTCTCAGTATTATTATTGATGGAGCAATATATCGGGTTTCAATATCGTGATAATATTGCTTCAGCGGCCAGCGTGATACCTGGGAAAATTCAACACTTTTGTAGCAGTATAAGCAAGGTAGGATTTCGTCAGCGTTAATTACTAAACACGGCAATGAGAATCTAATTCAAAGTTCTACTTCTAa
This region of Daphnia pulex isolate KAP4 chromosome 9, ASM2113471v1 genomic DNA includes:
- the LOC124203124 gene encoding zinc finger SWIM domain-containing protein 8 homolog, which codes for MLEWMEEGDRMSFDDSDRFEEDSLCSWGSEPESLCNNWRGWKKPLIVTTTLNSPLLASNQRRAEDGSVLSLSELCSRVVAAHIAFEVVEQAWQPVPEPLQLRIAFWSFPDNEEDIRLYSCLANGAADEFNKGENLYKSRAVKEPLQIGFHLSASVVSPSQQTAQGKSNTFNVAVTFDRRRITSCNCTCASRAFWCAHVVAVCLYRIHQSHLVTLRAPVSESLSRLQRDQLQKFAQYLISELPQQILPTAQRLLDELLSAQPSAINTVCGAPDPTAGASASEQTSWCLDENTLHENIRKILIKFCVPSPTVFSDVNYLSSTAPPAAAEWSSLLRPLRGREPEGMWNLLSIVREMFKRHDRNAVPLLEVLTEEIMSCEQIMVWWFNTKVALHNGSAAGYGSGIKASNLGSQSQASQHACSSLCDEVVILWRLAALNPGLSGEERDLLRQQFSEWHVKVIDKVTKSKGLTVNATHGAPHVAAGNGAGPSTPRRTSQSFKAEVEVFTGFKPSVEACYLSWDDYPVPGVTYTQGHRLYHCPFTCFRHTETHGRFDIGPINSSSAVITNDLPVHMLQRRAVVQGDYAQAMDDIRHERERIGGFHAASPLVRPEREMDRAGNRSSVSSEGFCENEGDPAVEAFEPALPSGLRDLTRQDSDDPALGSDTNEPEVLAVDSCTSTDKEKSSPEDFDADSDWSGVDARLKNPRLEGSSNNGVVLPSGSGLLAGSSRDTDDVASLSASPREFRTMALPAAQGAVPREPCVVTVPNRNGGVFGELKPLDDPLEILFARAEGLHAHGHSAEACELGIQLATELLANPPDLLVELPPVITKNGKKKKTNPACHQISCLASATLAKCAFLCTVLAENPDYYHLAFRVGMFGLELARPPATTKPLEVKLAHQESELVTLLKRIPLGHLELSILREKAEQLRDGILRSRGDALLPLSLATFIFEALVTASGTQPVRAPFYSTHRLPTDETLGFEAAVSALGLKANVSEADHPLLCEGTRRQRGDLAVMLLVHYKDDADKLAKIMEKLLDRQVHPLYKAPLLSSFYTNNPTPMGQTCSSNRQMRQRREGIEAGMIAISLDSNSSAHGAGPSQTSGGATASNLAREQSPSWEEDYAQWQAGHGARLESNNGETANGNEAAISHRQMMNVVRNRSLAHRSQRQPGPGSDSGSSGSGKSSGSDSFGSRGPMNHPPPQNCAGVSSSLSDGSGMGGSMSSSIPSNLSGRHPQQQASIPEMGCPVSGGASFSRNSTGVMGPCGGKINRFKNKRLYPSVPNQPSEASAHFMFELAKTVLLKAGGNSSTSLFTQPINSQNPRGPIRALQMCAFQIGLYALGLHNCVSAKWLSRTYSSHVSWITGQAMEIGSQALWFLISTWEGHLTPPEVASIADRASRGHEANMVRAAAELALSCLPHAHALNPNEIQRAILQCKEQSSEMLERACLAVESAAKGGGVYPEVLFRVARCWHELYEQRMPSARRGARVLPSIEQPPPPIPLHVPPCSMQQPQANMAGVGVPVPYAMTSIVPFPLAYSFLSGTAPGPNPPAQIPGVPVNFLAPNGAGGATPNATFSYAPPIPGLQYFPSVTCPMPMGTTSAPPNPPPGPSPLMPMSVGPAQGTNNRPPPPLPPPGCQVTLQPLIHTPNSSTHQAPPLFVQQSQVNSVRSPPTAAGSLPNQALTPTQLHFLLAAYRVGIVALETLGRRAHDDRPQARYSRNPPYGEDVKWLLSVAKKLGTDYLQQFCVVTVNSVVSPFVLHEIAVEAAHFFAYTGATPPNPYMQHLRSRVLTPLIQKCHQMYIQCINHKLYHLNPTDYDDFLTIIQTARTAFHLIPTGPMQFNEFLQSIQKSKSCTKDLWGRLMAIIRQPAV